One window from the genome of Paramormyrops kingsleyae isolate MSU_618 chromosome 3, PKINGS_0.4, whole genome shotgun sequence encodes:
- the tmem168b gene encoding transmembrane protein 168, with product MLMCRSFRYCVSHCLYAAMTKLEELSRDVGTSSLVRCLGYLSSLSLLVAICLGLYVRWEKTAEAMILVIFILGLFVLGIASILYYYFSMEAASMSLFHLWFGFLLGLLCFLSSPSLATDVKEQVTDYLLLSSLVLRTLWALVERVCGCTRFRPALLTSAEFLELVGFAVASTTLLLHKSASIILLVVALAALIVSLRMKSFFAITNLACFVGVAALLFSSLELSPNLYGLICCLGRLVCQPLLDLYFSGLSVTERWLPLLTCGRLWRRLSVLPLTLVELAFLTLAGFKLGSLGQWYLVIPGFVVSGAFWLVCHVVFVISLWGFHTKLNDCQRVFFAQRSDTRSLDRVMASRGMRHFCLISQRLVFFSLISTIILAAVSWQSTNGIFMSVFLIVLPLETLAHSLFHEFGNCLGGTCVGYAVVIPTNYCSLDGQPTLLPPDLVQELNLRSTGMLNNIQRFFSQHMIETYGCDYSAGGMVADALQTKLRSFMEQRTADGPRHDTYVIYYSGHSLRSGEWALAGGDTLRLEQLLEWWKEKNAGFCSRLIVVLDDENAGPWVREVWKVDELYVAVQGAELTRLKDVEEAELPQLGDFTARWVEYNCNPESDICWSEGSGGVSAIYGVSMRWGDYTLHLPTGSDVTKHWKTYFPRATFPLVHLANWCGGLNLFWVCNVCLRCFRRLKLSWFPPSVLDTGQGFKLVKS from the exons ATGTTAATGTGTAGGTCATTCCGCTACTGCGTCAGCCACTGTCTCTATGCAGCAATGACGAAGCTGGAGGAGCTGAGCCGTGACGTCGGCACCAGTTCCTTGGTGCGATGTCTCGGCTATCTGTCCAGCCTCAGCCTCTTGGTGGCGATATGCCTAGGCCTTTACGTGCGCTGGGAGAAGACGGCGGAAGCCATGATCCTGGTCATCTTCATCCTGGGCCTGTTCGTCCTCGGCATCGCCAGCATCCTCTACTACTACTTCAGCATGGAGGCGGCCAGCATGAGCCTGTTCCACCTCTGGTTCGGCTTCCTGCTGGGCCTGCTCTGTTTCCTGAGCAGCCCGTCCCTGGCGACTGATGTAAAGGAGCAGGTGACGGAttacctgctactgagcagccTGGTGCTGAGGACGCTGTGGGCGCTGGTGGAGCGGGTGTGCGGCTGCACGCGCTTCCGGCCCGCCCTGCTCACGTCCGCCGAGTTCCTGGAGCTGGTGGGCTTTGCCGTGGCCAGCACCACACTGCTGCTTCACAAGTCGGCCAGCATCATCCTCCTGGTGGTGGCGCTGGCCGCGCTCATCGTCAGCCTGCGGATGAAGTCCTTCTTCGCCATCACCAACCTGGCGTGCTTCGTGGGGGTGGCCGCCTTGCTCTTCAGCTCACTGGAGCTCTCTCCGAACCTCTATGGCCTGATCTGCTGCCTGGGCCGGCTGGTGTGCCAGCCCCTTCTGGACTTGTACTTCAGCGGCCTGTCGGTCACTGAACGCTGGCTGCCGCTGCTGACCTGCGGCCGGTTGTGGCGCCGCCTCTCAGTCTTACCGCTGACGCTGGTGGAGCTGGCGTTCCTCACTCTGGCCGGATTCAAGCTAGGCAGTCTGGGCCAATGGTACCTGGTGATACCGGGCTTTGTCGTCTCTGGCGCCTTCTGGCTCGTCTGTCACGTGGTCTTTGTGATCAGCCTCTGGGGGTTCCACACCAAGCTCAACGACTGCCAGAGGGTCTTTTTTGCTCAGCGCTCCGACACCCGAAGCCTGGACAGGGTGATGGCGTCTAGGGGAATGCGCCACTTCTGCCTGATCTCCCAGCGCCTTGTGTTCTTCAGCCTGATCTCCACGATTATCCTGGCTGCGGTCAGCTGGCAG tccACCAATGGGATCTTCATGAGTGTGTTCCTCATCGTTCTCCCCCTGGAGACCCTGGCCCACAGCCTTTTCCACGAGTTTGGAAACTGCCTGGGGGGCACGTGCGTGGGCTACGCTGTCGTCATCCCCACCAATTACTGCAG CCTCGATGGACAACCGACGCTGCTGCCCCCGGACCTGGTCCAGGAGCTGAACCTGCGCTCCACGGGCATGCTGAACAACATCCAGCGCTTCTTCTCGCAGCACATGATCGAGACGTATGGCTGCGACTACTCGGCCGGTGGCATGGTAGCCGACGCGCTACAGACCAAGCTACGCAGCTTCATGGAGCAGCGCACGGCCGACGGGCCGCGGCACGACACCTACGTCATCTACTACAGCGGCCACTCGCTGCGCTCTGGCGAATGGGCCCTGGCCG GTGGCGACACGCTCCGCCTGGAACAGCTGCTGGAGTGGTGGAAGGAGAAGAATGCAGGCTTCTGCTCGCGCCTCATCGTGGTCCTGGATGACGAGAACGCCGGGCCGTGGGTGCGGGAGGTGTGGAAGGTGGACGAGCTGTACGTGGCAGTGCAGGGGGCGGAGCTCACAAGGCTGAAGGACgtggaggaggcggagctgccgcaGCTCGGCGACTTCACCGCCCGGTGGGTGGAGTATAACTGCAATCCCGAGAGCGACATCTGCTGGTCGGAGGGCAGCGGCGGCGTGTCGGCCATCTACGGCGTGTCCATGCGGTGGGGCGACTACACCCTGCACCTGCCCACGGGCAGCGACGTCACCAAGCACTGGAAGACCTACTTCCCTCGTGCAACCTTCCCACTGGTCCACCTGGCCAACTGGTGTGGCGGCCTGAACCTTTTCTGGGTCTGCAACGTCTGCCTGCGCTGCTTCCGCAGGCTCAAGCTGTCCTGGTTCCCCCCGTCCGTGCTGGACACAGGCCAGGGCTTCAAGCTCGTCAAGTCATAG